A region of Thermobifida halotolerans DNA encodes the following proteins:
- a CDS encoding Crp/Fnr family transcriptional regulator, translating to MVDETNEVLSKAPLFEALDEDGAAALRSSITEVRLGRGQTLFSEGDEGDRLYVMLSGKVKLTRTSADGRENLLAVLGPSEMLGELSLFDPGPRTASAVAVTDAVLAGLGHDDLRPFIMRQPEVAVHLLKALATRLRRTNDVVADLVFTDVPGRVAKALLDLAERFGKEGEDGLHVHHDLTQEELAQFVGASRETVNKALAEFALRGWLRIEAKAVVLLDIERLRRRAR from the coding sequence ATGGTGGACGAGACCAACGAGGTGCTGAGCAAGGCTCCCCTGTTCGAGGCGCTTGACGAGGATGGCGCGGCCGCGCTGCGCTCTTCCATCACCGAGGTTCGACTCGGCCGGGGCCAGACGCTGTTCTCCGAGGGAGACGAGGGAGACCGTCTCTACGTGATGCTCAGCGGCAAGGTCAAGCTCACCCGCACCTCCGCCGACGGACGTGAGAACCTGTTGGCGGTACTCGGTCCCAGTGAGATGCTGGGCGAACTCTCCCTGTTCGACCCCGGTCCGCGCACGGCCAGCGCGGTCGCGGTGACCGACGCGGTGCTGGCCGGACTGGGACACGACGACCTGCGTCCGTTCATCATGCGGCAGCCGGAGGTCGCGGTGCACCTGTTGAAGGCGCTGGCCACCCGGCTGCGCCGCACCAACGACGTCGTGGCCGACCTGGTCTTCACCGACGTTCCGGGGCGTGTCGCCAAGGCTCTGCTCGACCTCGCCGAGCGTTTCGGCAAGGAGGGCGAGGACGGTCTGCACGTCCACCACGACCTCACCCAGGAGGAACTGGCCCAGTTCGTGGGTGCCTCCCGCGAGACCGTCAACAAGGCGCTGGCCGAGTTCGCGCTGCGCGGTTGGCTGCGGATCGAGGCCAAGGCCGTGGTACTGCTCGACATCGAGCGGCTGCGCCGCCGCGCGCGCTGA
- the nth gene encoding endonuclease III: MRRSRRINRELARMYPDAHCELDFTGPLELLVATILSAQCTDKRVNQVTPALFARYRSAADYAAADREELEGIIRSTGFYRSKARNIIALGQRLCDEHGGEVPRRLEDLVKLPGVGRKTANVVLGNAFGVPGLTVDTHFGRLVRRFGMTGQTDPVKVEHEIAALFPPKEWTMLSHRLIWHGRRICHSRRPACGACGVHHLCPSYGEGPVDEKTARALVRTGPFS, from the coding sequence GTGAGACGTTCCCGACGGATCAACCGGGAACTGGCGCGGATGTATCCCGACGCACACTGTGAGCTTGATTTCACCGGTCCCCTGGAACTCCTGGTGGCCACCATCCTGTCCGCCCAGTGCACCGACAAGCGGGTCAACCAGGTGACTCCGGCGCTGTTCGCCCGCTACCGGTCGGCGGCCGACTACGCGGCGGCCGACCGGGAGGAACTGGAAGGCATCATCCGCTCCACCGGCTTCTACCGGTCCAAGGCGCGCAACATCATCGCCCTGGGGCAGCGACTGTGCGACGAGCACGGCGGTGAGGTGCCCCGACGCCTGGAGGACCTGGTGAAACTGCCCGGAGTCGGCCGCAAGACCGCCAACGTGGTGCTCGGCAACGCCTTCGGGGTTCCCGGCCTCACCGTGGACACCCACTTCGGAAGACTGGTCCGCAGGTTCGGTATGACCGGACAGACCGACCCGGTCAAGGTCGAACACGAGATCGCCGCGCTGTTTCCCCCCAAGGAGTGGACGATGCTGTCTCATCGGCTCATCTGGCACGGCCGCCGGATATGCCACTCGCGCCGCCCGGCCTGTGGGGCCTGCGGGGTCCACCACCTGTGCCCCTCCTACGGCGAGGGACCGGTGGACGAGAAGACCGCCCGGGCGCTCGTACGGACGGGGCCGTTCTCGTGA
- a CDS encoding NUDIX hydrolase — protein MPVPAELRPPASGGRDSAVLVLFGEGEAGPDVLLIQRNTGLRRHSGQPAFPGGSIDPDDDGPVDCALREAEEETGAVRDGIHVLGTMPQCYISRTGFRVTPVLAWWHTPTDVHAADTGEVASVARVPVAELADPANRVRTRLSNGLTGPAFRVRNMLVWGFTAGILDRLLVLGGWERPWLDGGSEVIDVFQVLARDSGGTP, from the coding sequence ATGCCGGTCCCGGCGGAGTTGCGTCCCCCCGCCAGCGGCGGACGCGACTCGGCGGTCCTGGTGCTGTTCGGAGAGGGCGAAGCCGGTCCCGACGTCCTGCTCATCCAGCGCAACACCGGGTTGCGGCGGCACTCGGGGCAGCCGGCGTTCCCCGGCGGCTCGATCGACCCGGACGACGACGGCCCCGTGGACTGCGCACTGCGCGAGGCGGAGGAGGAGACCGGGGCGGTCCGTGACGGAATCCACGTGCTCGGGACGATGCCGCAGTGCTACATCTCCCGTACCGGGTTCCGGGTCACCCCCGTCCTGGCCTGGTGGCACACGCCGACCGACGTGCACGCCGCCGACACGGGCGAGGTCGCCTCGGTCGCCCGCGTGCCCGTCGCCGAGCTCGCCGACCCGGCCAACCGGGTGCGTACCCGTCTGTCCAACGGCCTCACCGGTCCGGCTTTCCGGGTGAGGAACATGCTGGTGTGGGGCTTTACAGCGGGGATACTGGACCGATTGCTTGTATTGGGTGGTTGGGAACGTCCGTGGCTCGACGGAGGCAGCGAGGTGATCGACGTGTTCCAGGTCCTCGCCCGTGACAGCGGCGGCACACCTTAG
- a CDS encoding MarP family serine protease, which translates to MLDAILIALVAIFAVSGYRQGFIVGVLSFAGFIGGGVLAALGTPPVIQAFVPNPTQQALAAIAMVFLAAALGQFLTSYLGALIRNRVTWDSARVIDAMGGALMSGLSVLLVAWLIGSAVANSAIPMVANQVQSSRVLQIVDGVMPDATQTWFSTFRRIVDQSAFPQVFSGLGTSEPAEVAEPDPSVLHTEELRQASESVVKVLGTAPSCQRRVEGTGFVYAHERVMTNAHVVAGVEEELRIVTRTGEQYPATVVLYDPQQDLAVLEVPGLDRTPLEFEMEAEKGDDAVVAGYPRGQGFTVAPARIRAEQTARGPDFYHSQQVSREIYQVRAVVQPGNSGGPLLSPQGTVYGVVFAAATNDGETGYVLTAEEVAANAEAGIRATEPVSTQECD; encoded by the coding sequence GTGCTGGACGCGATCCTCATAGCACTCGTCGCGATCTTCGCGGTCTCCGGCTACCGACAGGGCTTCATCGTCGGGGTCCTGAGTTTCGCGGGCTTCATCGGCGGGGGCGTGCTCGCCGCGCTCGGCACGCCGCCGGTGATCCAGGCATTCGTGCCCAATCCCACCCAGCAGGCTCTGGCGGCCATAGCGATGGTGTTTCTGGCCGCCGCGCTGGGCCAGTTCCTCACCTCCTATCTGGGGGCGCTGATCCGCAACAGGGTCACCTGGGACTCGGCGCGGGTCATCGACGCCATGGGCGGCGCGCTGATGAGCGGTCTGTCGGTGCTGCTGGTCGCGTGGTTGATCGGCAGCGCGGTCGCCAACTCGGCGATCCCCATGGTCGCCAACCAGGTGCAGAGCTCCCGTGTCCTCCAGATCGTGGACGGCGTCATGCCCGACGCCACCCAGACGTGGTTCTCCACCTTCCGCAGGATCGTCGACCAGAGTGCCTTCCCGCAGGTGTTCAGCGGACTGGGCACCAGCGAACCGGCCGAGGTGGCCGAACCCGACCCGTCGGTGCTCCACACCGAGGAACTGCGGCAGGCCAGCGAGAGTGTGGTCAAGGTGTTGGGGACCGCGCCGTCCTGTCAGCGCCGGGTCGAGGGCACGGGGTTCGTCTACGCACACGAACGTGTCATGACCAACGCGCACGTGGTGGCGGGAGTCGAGGAGGAGTTGCGCATCGTCACCCGCACCGGGGAGCAGTACCCCGCCACGGTCGTGCTCTACGACCCGCAGCAGGACCTGGCGGTGCTGGAGGTCCCCGGCCTGGACCGCACACCGCTGGAGTTCGAGATGGAGGCGGAGAAGGGCGACGACGCCGTGGTCGCGGGTTATCCCCGGGGCCAGGGGTTCACCGTGGCCCCGGCCCGCATCCGCGCCGAGCAGACCGCACGGGGCCCCGACTTCTACCACTCCCAGCAGGTGAGCCGCGAAATCTACCAGGTGCGTGCGGTGGTGCAGCCGGGCAACTCCGGTGGGCCGCTGCTGTCCCCCCAGGGCACCGTCTACGGGGTGGTCTTCGCGGCCGCCACCAACGACGGGGAGACCGGCTACGTGCTGACTGCCGAGGAGGTCGCGGCCAACGCCGAGGCCGGAATCCGCGCCACCGAACCGGTGTCCACCCAGGAGTGCGACTAG
- a CDS encoding ATP-binding protein, which yields MAIVQLTISALPAHVRTARLMATAVARRAGVGESTLDEIRLAVGEACSRAVEAHRTHCPEQPVQLELIDSSEPTGPGGPVGPDRINGSGSDRFEVVVSDRAPAKEVGTPVFNGFDGGAQAYLGDSASSGGFSGLSPDVGLAVILGLADEVSIEPNEDGTVVRMSWPLTRGEAGAAGASDFD from the coding sequence ATGGCAATCGTCCAGCTCACGATCAGTGCGCTGCCCGCGCATGTACGCACCGCCCGGCTCATGGCCACAGCCGTGGCCCGGCGTGCGGGTGTCGGCGAATCCACTCTCGACGAGATTCGCCTGGCGGTCGGGGAGGCCTGCTCGCGTGCCGTGGAGGCGCACCGCACCCACTGCCCCGAGCAGCCGGTCCAACTGGAGTTGATCGACAGTTCGGAACCCACCGGCCCCGGTGGCCCCGTGGGTCCGGACCGGATCAACGGCAGTGGCTCCGACCGCTTCGAGGTGGTCGTCTCCGACCGTGCCCCGGCCAAGGAGGTCGGCACTCCCGTCTTCAACGGCTTCGACGGCGGTGCACAGGCCTACCTCGGCGACTCCGCCTCTTCGGGTGGGTTCTCGGGTCTTTCACCCGACGTCGGTCTGGCCGTCATCCTGGGCCTGGCCGACGAGGTGAGTATCGAACCCAACGAGGACGGCACGGTGGTCCGCATGAGCTGGCCGCTGACCAGGGGCGAGGCGGGAGCCGCTGGCGCATCGGACTTCGACTGA
- a CDS encoding STAS domain-containing protein — protein sequence MDLKLDHHTQDDTEIVVVEGEIDVYTAPRLRELLIDLVNKGNYHLVVNMEKVEFLDSTGLGVLVGGLKRVRAHDGTLDLVCTQERILKIFRITGLTKVFGIYESVQEAIDKRKSKQS from the coding sequence GTGGACTTGAAGCTTGATCACCACACCCAAGACGACACCGAGATCGTCGTCGTCGAAGGTGAAATCGACGTCTATACGGCGCCTCGCCTGCGAGAGCTCCTCATCGACCTGGTGAACAAGGGTAACTACCACCTCGTCGTCAACATGGAGAAGGTGGAGTTCCTCGACTCGACCGGTCTCGGCGTGCTCGTGGGCGGTCTCAAGCGCGTGCGTGCCCACGACGGCACGCTCGACCTGGTCTGCACCCAGGAGCGGATTCTGAAGATCTTCCGCATCACCGGTCTGACCAAGGTCTTCGGCATCTACGAGTCGGTGCAGGAAGCCATCGACAAGCGTAAGTCGAAGCAGTCGTAA
- a CDS encoding DEAD/DEAH box helicase produces the protein MNRWEPVLQRLWRDHTRTSQVTHVKRLASSPGVREDWPDWVSPAVVERLVESGIPEPWSHQVRAANLARDGSNVIIATGTASGKSVGFLLPCAAAVAEGGSVLYLAPTKALAADQRRVLSELALPGMRAATYDGDTVAEERAWVRAHANYVLTNPDMLHRSILARHSAWADLLRRLRYVVVDEAHHYRGVFGSHVAQILRRLRRVCARYRSEPGFILASATSAAPADTARRLTGLPVVEVVEDASQRAPLDFALVEPELTELRGENGAPVRRTATAFAAELLADLAAEDVRTLVFVRSRQGAELVAMSAQRSLIEARRSDLARRVAAYRGGYLAGDRRSLERQLRSGELVGLASTNALELGVDITGLDAVLLAGWPGTRASLWQQAGRAGRGGRDALAVFIARDDPLDTYLVHHPEAIFGQPVEATVLDPDNPYVLAPHLCAAAEELPLTPEDLAVFGPAAPEVLADLVDRRMLRRRPRGWFWTRRDRACDLADIRGSGGPPVQVVEEDSGLLLGSVDEAAAHTAVHTGAVYLHQGLTYVVSELDLEGGVALVRGENPDYSTWAREVTEIEILKTLREEAWGDAAVRFGEVRVARQVVGYLKRDLRTGSVLGEQPLELPERVLRSRAVWWTVGREAEERLRAEGVELRGAAHAAEHASIGLLPLFATCDRWDIGGVSTALHADTGLLTVFVYDGHEGGAGFAERGYAAARDWLHATREAIAACECTDGCPSCIQSPKCGNGNDPLSKPGAVRLLDALLAAA, from the coding sequence TTGAACCGTTGGGAGCCGGTCCTCCAACGGCTGTGGCGTGACCATACCCGCACTTCGCAGGTAACACATGTGAAGCGCCTGGCAAGTAGCCCCGGGGTAAGGGAAGACTGGCCCGACTGGGTGTCGCCTGCGGTAGTGGAGCGTCTGGTCGAGTCAGGCATACCGGAGCCCTGGTCACACCAGGTGCGGGCGGCGAACCTGGCTCGCGATGGCAGCAATGTGATCATAGCCACTGGTACCGCCTCCGGAAAATCGGTCGGGTTTCTGCTCCCGTGTGCCGCCGCGGTCGCCGAGGGCGGAAGCGTGCTGTACCTGGCCCCCACCAAGGCGCTGGCGGCGGACCAGCGTCGGGTGCTGTCGGAGTTGGCGCTGCCCGGGATGCGGGCGGCCACCTACGACGGCGACACGGTCGCCGAGGAGCGGGCCTGGGTGCGGGCGCACGCCAACTACGTGCTGACCAACCCCGACATGCTGCACCGCTCGATTCTGGCACGCCATTCCGCCTGGGCGGACCTCCTGCGTCGGCTCAGATACGTCGTGGTCGACGAGGCACACCACTACCGGGGGGTGTTCGGGTCGCACGTGGCGCAGATCCTCCGGCGGCTGCGGCGGGTGTGCGCACGCTACCGGTCCGAACCGGGGTTCATCCTGGCCTCGGCGACCTCGGCCGCGCCCGCCGACACCGCGCGGCGGTTGACCGGTCTGCCCGTGGTGGAGGTGGTGGAGGACGCCTCACAGCGCGCCCCGTTGGACTTCGCCCTGGTGGAGCCGGAACTGACCGAACTGAGGGGTGAGAACGGGGCGCCGGTGCGCCGCACCGCGACGGCCTTCGCCGCCGAACTGCTGGCCGACCTGGCGGCGGAGGACGTGCGCACCCTGGTGTTCGTGCGTTCGCGCCAGGGCGCGGAACTGGTGGCGATGTCGGCGCAGCGGTCCCTGATCGAGGCCAGAAGGTCCGACCTGGCCCGCCGGGTGGCGGCCTACCGGGGCGGCTACCTGGCGGGCGACCGCAGGAGCCTGGAACGGCAGTTGCGCTCGGGGGAGTTGGTCGGACTGGCCAGCACCAACGCGTTGGAGTTGGGGGTGGACATCACCGGACTGGACGCGGTGCTGCTGGCGGGCTGGCCGGGAACCCGGGCGTCGCTGTGGCAGCAGGCCGGGCGGGCGGGACGCGGCGGCCGCGACGCCTTGGCGGTGTTCATTGCACGCGACGATCCGCTGGACACCTATCTGGTGCACCATCCGGAGGCGATCTTCGGGCAACCGGTCGAGGCCACCGTCCTGGACCCGGACAACCCCTACGTACTCGCACCGCACCTGTGCGCGGCGGCCGAGGAACTCCCGTTGACCCCGGAGGACCTGGCGGTCTTCGGACCGGCGGCTCCGGAGGTGCTGGCCGACCTGGTGGACCGGAGGATGCTGCGGCGCCGTCCCCGCGGATGGTTCTGGACCAGACGGGACCGTGCCTGCGACCTGGCCGATATTCGGGGATCGGGTGGACCCCCGGTGCAGGTCGTGGAGGAGGACAGCGGACTGCTGCTGGGGTCGGTCGACGAGGCCGCCGCCCACACGGCCGTGCACACCGGCGCGGTCTACCTGCACCAGGGACTGACCTACGTGGTTTCCGAACTGGACCTCGAAGGCGGGGTCGCGCTGGTCCGGGGAGAGAACCCCGACTACAGCACGTGGGCGCGCGAGGTCACCGAGATCGAGATCCTGAAGACGCTCCGCGAGGAGGCCTGGGGGGACGCGGCCGTGCGTTTCGGGGAGGTGCGGGTGGCCCGGCAGGTGGTGGGCTACCTGAAACGGGATCTGCGCACCGGATCGGTGCTGGGTGAGCAGCCGCTGGAGCTGCCGGAACGGGTGCTGCGCTCGCGCGCGGTGTGGTGGACGGTCGGTCGGGAGGCCGAGGAGCGGTTGAGGGCCGAGGGGGTGGAGCTGCGCGGCGCCGCCCACGCGGCCGAGCACGCCTCGATCGGGCTGCTTCCGCTGTTCGCCACCTGCGACCGCTGGGACATCGGTGGGGTCTCCACCGCCCTGCACGCCGACACCGGGTTGCTGACCGTCTTCGTCTACGACGGCCACGAGGGAGGCGCGGGGTTCGCCGAGCGCGGCTACGCCGCCGCGCGCGACTGGCTGCACGCCACCCGCGAGGCCATCGCCGCCTGCGAGTGCACCGACGGATGTCCCTCGTGCATCCAGTCGCCCAAGTGCGGAAACGGAAACGACCCGCTCAGCAAGCCGGGGGCGGTGCGGCTCCTGGACGCCTTGTTGGCGGCGGCCTGA
- a CDS encoding TadE family type IV pilus minor pilin, with translation MARRSRVRPGAFPRRRGSGPHRDGGAVTAETAVALPCLVLVLSVALACVHAAGSHLECVDAARIGARALARGEDEAAVRSLASGAGPPGSVVELSSEAGFVHVSVTATVRIVPGTPPVLRVGGSAAAPAEPDR, from the coding sequence GTGGCCCGCCGCTCCCGCGTCCGTCCCGGTGCCTTTCCCCGCCGTCGCGGGAGCGGCCCGCACCGCGACGGCGGAGCGGTCACCGCCGAGACCGCCGTGGCGCTGCCCTGCCTCGTCCTCGTTCTGAGCGTCGCGCTCGCCTGCGTCCACGCCGCCGGTAGCCATCTCGAATGTGTCGACGCCGCCCGGATCGGGGCCCGCGCGCTCGCCCGGGGCGAGGACGAGGCCGCGGTCAGGTCCCTGGCCTCCGGGGCCGGCCCTCCCGGCTCCGTGGTCGAACTCTCCTCCGAGGCCGGATTCGTCCACGTCTCGGTCACCGCCACGGTCCGGATCGTCCCCGGAACACCCCCCGTTCTCCGGGTCGGCGGCTCGGCCGCGGCCCCCGCCGAACCCGACCGCTGA
- a CDS encoding DUF4244 domain-containing protein, translated as MSVVTAPPSRRPRRPVVRGRDTGMATSEYALVTVAACAFAAVLYTVVTSSTIRDLLTRLVVDALGIGG; from the coding sequence CGTCGTCACCGCACCGCCGTCCCGCCGTCCGCGCCGTCCCGTCGTCCGGGGCCGCGACACCGGGATGGCCACGTCCGAGTACGCGCTCGTCACGGTCGCGGCATGTGCGTTCGCCGCCGTCCTCTACACCGTCGTGACCAGTTCCACGATCCGTGATCTCCTCACCCGCCTGGTCGTCGACGCCCTCGGAATCGGGGGCTGA